The nucleotide window GGTGACCGCCAAGGTGGCCTCGGCCAGGCCGTACACGGGAGTCGCCGCCCGCGGGTCCAGCCCTGTCTGCCGCATCTTGGCGGCGAAGGCCCGCCACACCGTCGCGGAGATCGGTTCGGCGCCCACCAGGATCAGCCGTACGGAGCTCAGGTCGAGCCCGGAGAGCACCTCGTCGGGTATGCGCCGAACGGCCAGCGCGAGCGCGAAGTTGGCGGCCGACAGGACCGTGGCCCGGTGCCTGGCTGCCACGTCGACCCACAGGCGCGGACTCTTCGCGAACGAGAGCGGACCGATCTTCACCTGCTTCGCGTGCGCCGCCAACGGCGCCAGATGGGTACCGATGAGGCCCATGTCGTGGAAGTAGGGCATCCAGCTGACCAGGACGTCGCGTTCGGACAGGTCGGAGGCGACGATGATCTGACGCAGGTTGGCCACCACAGTGGCGTGGGTGAGCTCCACCCCCTTGGGGGCCCCGGTGCTGCCGGACGAGAACTGAAGAAATGCCAGGTCGCCGGGGACCGGCGTGGCGGGCCGACCAGGTGTGGGGCACTCCCGCAACGTCTCCAGCCGCAACACCTGGACCGGCTGTGGCAGTTCGCCGGCCACGTCCGCGCACGCCGCGTCCGCCACGATGGGCGGGCGGCCGAGGTGCTCCCACACCGGACCGACCCGCCGGGCGTCCGGTGCGAGCGGCACCGGGACCAGACCGGCCGCGAGGGCACCCCAGAACATAACCTGGAAGTCCTCGCTGCGTTCGGCGAGCAGGGGCACGCAGGTACCGGGCGCGACCCCCGCGTCGAGCAGGCCGCCCGCGACGCGCAGGGACTCGTCCAGGAGGTGCCGGAAGGTGACGGCCCTCTCACTGCCGTCGCCGCGGACGTGGACGACGACTTGTCCGGGAGCCTGACGGGCCGCGTCCAGCAGTACGTCCAGAAGCGTTTCGGGGTTCATGAGTCCGTTCGTTCGTGCGTGGGACGTTCGTGCCAGGGCGAGGGGGGAGGCGTCGCGGAGTTTCAAGTGTGCGGCAGACGACGGGCCCCCGAGGCCGCACCCCCTGTTCGTGGTGCCGGGGTGTGGGGGTTCGATCGATGAGCGGTCCGGTTGCAGACAGGGCCGTGATGAAGCCCCCACCACATGGACGGTGTGGCGCGCGGTCATACCGGTCGCCAGGCGCTGAGGAAGGGCCAGGTGCCGACGACGCGCGCCCTTGTCGAACGGCGGATGTCATGACCGTCCGTGGGCCTGCAGTGCCGGCGTCGGCGCACCCGGCCGCCCGGGCCGAGTCCGCGAGCATCTTGTCGGCTCCTTGGTGGTGTGCGGCGTCCTGGCCGGCGATGGCACTGCTCCATCACACGCCCTGCTCGACCCTCGCCTTTCGCCGTCGCTCACGTACACCTCTGATACGGCGTCCCTGGTGTACAGAGCGCCCGTGGAATCCGGGGGACCCGATCCGGCGGTGGCCGTGCGCGATGAGATGCGCGACGCCGTCGCGCGCTCGTGCGGGGCCGCGAGTGTTTCGTGGTCCGTACGGGAGGGCGGCTCACCCCGCCTGACCTGACGTACTGCTCGCCCTCTGTCCGCCGTCGGGCGTTGCACGACGGGCATCGCGCGTTCGCGGGTCTGGTGGTGACTGCTCAGGTCACCTGCGGTGGAACCCCGGTCATGGTCGGGCCCCCTTCCGGGCGCGCGGGTCGTCCTCGCGGTAGAGCACGAGATGCTCGTGGAACAGAACGCCGTCACGGACGTCGCCGGTGGCGGTGAAGCCGGTGTCGTCGACGTAGTCGAGGTGGCTGCCGGTGACGGTGTAACGGCCGGTGTAGGCGCTCCGGCGGCTGCCCCGGGCCTCGTCGTAACGGCCGTTCGGCAGCAGTTTTTGGCGGATGAAGCCGTCCGCGGTCACCCACATACCGACGTACGGGTGTGGATCGCGGGGCGTGTCGTTGCTGGTCATGACTCCACCCTCGGCCCTGCGGCGGGACACATCCAGGCCGCCGTTCACCTGGGTGAGGGGGGTCCTGGGTGCAGTGCACCTGGGGGAATGGCGGCCTGGTTCCGCCGGCGGACCGCGTCCAGGCTGTTGGTGCAGGAGCCGCCCGGCGCCCTCCGGCGCCCCGCCCGGCCCTGTGCGGCGCACTTCGCGCATCACCCGATCATCGCCCCGCACCCCTATCGAGGAGTAAGCAATGAGCACCACCGACACCGACACCGCGGGCTGGAACGCCAAGGCCCTCGACGAGATCCTCGCCGACGACACGGGACGTCCCGTGCTGTTCACCAACGCCCGCATCCTGACGATGGACCCGCTGATCGGGACCATGACCGGTGCCGACATCCTGTTCGTCGGCTCACTGATCGTGGCGGTCGGCCCGTCCCTGTTCACCGCGGCGGAGGACGACAACGCCATCGTCGTCGACGCCACCGGCATGACCGTCGTCCCCGCCGTCATCGACACCGTCGCCCTGGCCGGCGGCCGCGCCGAACGCGCGCAGCACATCGCGACACTGACCCCCGGCAACACCAGCGACCTGCTGGTCATACCCGAGGAACTCGCCACCGACGTACCCGGCGCGCTGGCCACCCTCATCTCCCACCCGCACCAGGTCCACGCACTGATCGCGGCCGGCCGGCCCGTACTGTGGGCCGGCAACGACGCCCCCGGCCGCGCCACCGCACCCGCCCTGGGCGTCCCCGCCTCCCCCGACCTCACCGGCAGCCCCCGCGTCGGCGTCTGGATCGACCAGGACGACTTCCTCCACCAGGAACTCACCGCCGACGGCCGCTACGACGAGACCCGCGGCGGCCGCCCCCACGCCTACCAGGGCCGGTACTGGATCGACGGCGACCGCATCGACTACCTCGACGACCTCGGCTTCTGGGCCGTGGGCTACTTCCACGGACACGAACTCCACCACGTCGGCTACATCATGCACCTCGCCTGAACCCCCACCCACCCCGAACGGCGCCGAACCCGGCCCGCGTGACCGCCTCGTGCACGGGCACAGGTGGTGCCGGCCCTGACGTCACTCAGGACAAGGGGTACCGCGCGCGCTCCCGCGGCGCGCGGTACCCCGAGAGACGTCGGGTCCGGTTCAGACGAGCTTGGCCGAGAGCGTGATCGTCGTGCCCGTCAGGGCTTTGCTGACCGGGCAGTTGGCCTTGGCGTCCTGCGCCGCGGCGACGAACGCGTCGTTGTCGATGCCGGAGACGGTGCCCTCGACGGTGAGGTGGATGCCGGTGACACCCTCGCCGGGCTGGAACGTCACATCGGCGGAGACGACGAGCCCGGTGGGCGGGGTGCCCGCTCCTTCGAGGCCGTGCGACAGGGCCATGGCGAAGCAACTGGAGTGGGCCGCGGCGATCAGTTCCTCCGGGCTGGTCTTGCCGTGCGCCTGCTCGGCGCGCGACGGCCAGGACACCGGCCGGTCACCGGTGCCGGAGGAGTCGAAGGTGACGATGCCGCCTCCGTTGAGGAGGTCACCTTCCCAGACGGTGTGTGCTGAGCGCGTGGTTGCCACGATGGGTCCTTTTCTCTCGCGGTGCGTAGAGGGGAGCAATGAGAGGCCCGGCGTTCCGGCCGCGGCCGGTGCGACGGGTCGTCGCAGCCGGTTCGCGTGCTGCCCGGCGGTCGGGCCCATGCTCCGCCTCCACAGATTCTGTGGGAGAACCGACCGGCGAACATCGGCTGATCGACCTATGTCGCTGGTCTACCCGCCTCGACGGGAAACGTCGTGAACGACGGGTGCGCACCGGGCTGGAGGTGATGGGAGACCACGCGCCCGCGTGTTCGCGGGTAGCACGTGACCACCCGAACCCGGGCGGATCGACGGCGGCGGTCCCACGATCCCGCGTCGGCCCCGCGGGTGTCGCCCCGTTTCCTGGCCGGCAGGTCGGTCGTGCCGGGCTCACGTCCCGCCCGGCGCCACCGCGCGGACGTGCGGGACGGACAGCGCCTACGGTCCCGCCGCCGCGCGGAGTGCGGCACGCCCTTCTCAGTCGGTCGGCATCCCCGACGGACGGATCAGTCCGCTCTCGTAGGCGAAGATGGTCGCCTGTACGCGGTCCCGCAGAGCCAGTTTGCTGAGCACCGCGCTCACATGCACTTTCACCGTGCCCACGGCCAGCTCCAGACGCGCTCCGATCTCCGCGTTGCTCAAGCCTGTGGCCACCAGCACCAGGATCTCGCGTTCGCGGAGGGTGAGGCGGTCCAGGACTTCGGCCACGTTCGCATGGACAGGGGCGCCGTGGGCGAAGGCCGCTATCAGACGTCGCGTGACCGCGGGCGCGAGGACACCGTCGCCGGAGGCGACGACCCGTATCGCGGACAGCAGGTCGTCCGGCTCGGAGTCCTTGAGCAGGAAGCCGGAGGCCCCGGCACGCAGCGCTTCATAGACATAGACGTCGAGATCGAACGTGGTGAGCACCAGGACTTTGGTGCGCCTGCTGTGACGTGTGATCAGCCGTGTGGCCGTCAGCCCGTCCATGCCGGGCATCCGGATGTCCATCAGCACCAGATCGGGAGCGAGGTCGGCCGCCATGGACACCGCCGCTTCCCCCTCCGCGGCCTCGCCGACCACGTCCATGTCGTCCTCGGCGCCCAGGATCGCCACGAAACCCGCGCGAACGACGGCCTGATCGTCCACGACCAGCAGCCGAATGCTGATGGCGCCTCTCCTTGCCTTGTCCGTGCGGGGCCCGCCGCCCGCGCACATCCTCCCACGGGGGTAGTGCGCAGGGCGTACCGAGTCGACGTGCCCTCGGCGGGCAGCCGGAACGTGGTCACCCGCGCAGTGGCGCATCGCGCCGGTTCCTCCTACGCGCGGGAAACACTCTGCCCGGCGGTGCCCCGAGGAGCGGTGGGCGCCTTGCCCGCGTCGAGGCTCCCAAGCAGTCGGCGCATGGTGGCCAGCGCCGCCCTCGACGCGGCGGCGACGTCGTCCAGGCTGCCCGCCTCTGCCGAGGAGATCACCCGGGTGGTCTGCTGGAACACCGTCTCCTGCAGGCCACCGGCGACCCGCTGCCGCTCGCTGTGGATCCGCTCCCTCGCTTGCCACAACAGTGCCGTGAGCAACGCGTCCTGACGGCTCAGCTCCCGCCTGCGGCGCCTGTGCATCAGCCACCCCGCTCCCCACACGGCCGTGAAGCCCAGACCGAGGGAGACGAACAGCAGGGCGAGGGTGAGGAACCCGTAGAAAAAGAGCGTGGGAAAAGATGCGATCGGCTCGCCGAGCAGCGTTCCGTCGGCGGCCAGGGTGGCTGTCATCGAGATCCCGAACACGAGGGTCGCCGTGGGGACCGACAGGTACGACAGTCGCGAGCCGGACGGGTATGTCGTAGGTGGCGTCGGGGGCCCGACATACCGGCCGGCGGGCGTGGTCGCGGGTGCCAGGACGCGGCCGTAGGCCGCCACGGCATAGACGGCGGCCAGTTCGACGGCCACGCCACCCACGAAGAAGGCCGCGCCGGACGGCGGCAGCAGATTGCCGCGGAGCAGCACCGGCCAAACCAGGGCGGTGGCGCCGACGGCCGCGAGGACCAGCCAGGGAGCACGCCGTCGCCACAACAGTGGCAGTGCGTGAACGGTCAGGACCAGCGCGAGCAGCAGGCACACCTGGACTCCGTGACCGGCGTTCCTCGCGTTCGTCAGGGCGACGCTCCACGACAACACGAGGGCCGAGCCGAAGACCGCCCCGTCCGCGATCCGCTGCTCGCGGAGGAAGTCGCGCCGCCGTCCCCCGACCGGCCGCCGTGCGGGCGGGGCGTCGGGGAGCAGGGCCTCCACGCGCCAGCCCCCGCCGGGGCGGGGCCCCGCGGACAACTGCCCCCCGAGGGCAGCGGCGCGCTGACGCATCCCCGCCACTCCGCGACCGGAGCCGAGGCCCAGTTCGTCGCCGCTGCTACCGCCGGGCGGCCTGCCGCTGTCGACGGTCAGCCGCAGGGCGTCCCCGGCCCGCTGCGCCCGGACGCCGACCGGCGCGCCCGGTGCGTAGCGCAGGGCGTTGGTCAGCGCCTCCCGGATGATGCCGTGGGCCGCCTCCGCCGCGGGGCCGGTGAGGTCGGCGGGCAGTGAGACGGAGATGGGACGGCCCAGCCTGCCGAAGCCGGCGATCAGGGCCTCGATGGGAACGGTCATCGACGCGGGAGCCGGTGTTTCACTCACGTGCATGACCGCCACGAGACGGCGCAGCGCCGACTGGGTCTCGCGGGCCGTGCGACTCGCGAACGCGAGTGCCTCGACGCCCAGTTCGGGTCTTTTTCCACCGAGCCTGCGGGCGGCCTCGACGGTCACCACGACCGAGGTGAGGTGATGCGCGCTGATGTCGTGCAACTCCTGCGCCAGCCGCTCCCGTTCCATATCGGCCGCCTGTGCACGTTCCTGCGCGGCGCCGGCCAGTCGTTCTTCCACCGTCTGCCGTTCCCGCAGCCGGTGCCGGCGGCCCGCGCCGAGAGCCGACACCATCAGGTAGAGGCCGACGGCGATGAGCCAGTCGGAGAAGGAGACGCCGTCGAAGCCGTGCCGCACGGCCGCCGGCAGGGGCTGGACGACTGCGGCGGTGGCGGTCGCGCCCAGAGCGACGGTCCAGTCGCTCACAGCGGTGGCGGAGAAGAGCGCCATCATGACCGCCAGCCCGGGTATCAGGCCAAGCATGTCGGGAGGTGTCAGGATCTGGCCCAGTACCGACACTGCGAGAATCGTGCCCAGGGCGGCGAGCGGCGTCCGGTCGCGTCGTGCGAGCGCCAGGACGGTCAGTACCGTGGCGGAGCAAGCGGTGATCCACGCGGTGGTGCTCGGCGGTTCCTCCAGCGTCGAGATCGTGAGGAACATCAGCGCCGTGTGCACGATCACGAACAGGGTCGGCAGAAGCCGGTGTCGGGTCATCCCCATCGACGCGAGTGTGGAGACGGCCGCGGGCATGCGGGCCGGCGGGCTCCCGCCCGCCGCTGGCTGTGAGCTGCCTGTCACGTTCCCGAACG belongs to Streptomyces finlayi and includes:
- a CDS encoding Atu4866 domain-containing protein, with the translated sequence MTSNDTPRDPHPYVGMWVTADGFIRQKLLPNGRYDEARGSRRSAYTGRYTVTGSHLDYVDDTGFTATGDVRDGVLFHEHLVLYREDDPRARKGARP
- a CDS encoding Atu4866 domain-containing protein, coding for MSTTDTDTAGWNAKALDEILADDTGRPVLFTNARILTMDPLIGTMTGADILFVGSLIVAVGPSLFTAAEDDNAIVVDATGMTVVPAVIDTVALAGGRAERAQHIATLTPGNTSDLLVIPEELATDVPGALATLISHPHQVHALIAAGRPVLWAGNDAPGRATAPALGVPASPDLTGSPRVGVWIDQDDFLHQELTADGRYDETRGGRPHAYQGRYWIDGDRIDYLDDLGFWAVGYFHGHELHHVGYIMHLA
- a CDS encoding OsmC family peroxiredoxin; the encoded protein is MATTRSAHTVWEGDLLNGGGIVTFDSSGTGDRPVSWPSRAEQAHGKTSPEELIAAAHSSCFAMALSHGLEGAGTPPTGLVVSADVTFQPGEGVTGIHLTVEGTVSGIDNDAFVAAAQDAKANCPVSKALTGTTITLSAKLV
- a CDS encoding response regulator → MSIRLLVVDDQAVVRAGFVAILGAEDDMDVVGEAAEGEAAVSMAADLAPDLVLMDIRMPGMDGLTATRLITRHSRRTKVLVLTTFDLDVYVYEALRAGASGFLLKDSEPDDLLSAIRVVASGDGVLAPAVTRRLIAAFAHGAPVHANVAEVLDRLTLREREILVLVATGLSNAEIGARLELAVGTVKVHVSAVLSKLALRDRVQATIFAYESGLIRPSGMPTD
- a CDS encoding sensor histidine kinase encodes the protein MGMTRHRLLPTLFVIVHTALMFLTISTLEEPPSTTAWITACSATVLTVLALARRDRTPLAALGTILAVSVLGQILTPPDMLGLIPGLAVMMALFSATAVSDWTVALGATATAAVVQPLPAAVRHGFDGVSFSDWLIAVGLYLMVSALGAGRRHRLRERQTVEERLAGAAQERAQAADMERERLAQELHDISAHHLTSVVVTVEAARRLGGKRPELGVEALAFASRTARETQSALRRLVAVMHVSETPAPASMTVPIEALIAGFGRLGRPISVSLPADLTGPAAEAAHGIIREALTNALRYAPGAPVGVRAQRAGDALRLTVDSGRPPGGSSGDELGLGSGRGVAGMRQRAAALGGQLSAGPRPGGGWRVEALLPDAPPARRPVGGRRRDFLREQRIADGAVFGSALVLSWSVALTNARNAGHGVQVCLLLALVLTVHALPLLWRRRAPWLVLAAVGATALVWPVLLRGNLLPPSGAAFFVGGVAVELAAVYAVAAYGRVLAPATTPAGRYVGPPTPPTTYPSGSRLSYLSVPTATLVFGISMTATLAADGTLLGEPIASFPTLFFYGFLTLALLFVSLGLGFTAVWGAGWLMHRRRRRELSRQDALLTALLWQARERIHSERQRVAGGLQETVFQQTTRVISSAEAGSLDDVAAASRAALATMRRLLGSLDAGKAPTAPRGTAGQSVSRA